The Motilibacter peucedani DNA window TCGACCCGCTGGTCCTCGCGTTGGACGTCGGGTCGACCGGCAGCCGCGGGGACGTCTTCGACGCCACGGGGCGGCCGGTCGAGGGTGGCCGGCTCAAGCTCCCGCACGCGTTCACCACCGCCGCGGACGGCACCTCGGTCATCGACCCGGACCAGGTGGTGGGCGAGCTCCGGCACATCATCGACGAGCTCGCGAGCCGGCAGCTTGCCGGCCGGGTCGGGGGCGTCGCCCTCGACACCTTCGCGTCGTCACTGGTGGGCGTCGGCGCGGACGGCTCTGCGGTGACGCCCTGCTACACCTACGCGGACTCCCGTTGCCACGCCCAGGTCGCTCAGTTGCGAAGCGAGCTCGACGAGGCGCAGGTGCAGCAGCGGACCGGGTGCCGCATCCACAGCAGCTACCTCGCGCCGAGGCTCCGCTGGGTCGAGGAGACCGATCCGGCCACGTTCAGCCGCGCGCGCCGGTGGATGTCTCTGGGTGAGTACGCGTACCTCTCCCTGCTCGGCACGACGGCCGCGGGCACGTCCACGGCGGCGTGGACCGGGATGCTCGACCGCCGCACCGGGAGGTGGGACGGTGAGCTGCTGGCTGCCGCCGGTGTCGACGAGTTGCAGCTCTGCGAGGTGCGTGACCCGGACCAGCCGCTGGACCTCGGTGGCGGCGCTGCCCTCCCCTGGCCGGCGCTCCGGCATGCCCTCTGGTTCGCGCCGATCTCCGACGGCTTCGCGAGCAACCTCGGCACAGGCGCAGTCGACGAGACGTCCGCCGCTGTCGCCGCGGCCACGAGCGGGGCGATCCGCGTGCTCGTCCACGCGGTGCCCGACCAGGTCCCTTCCGGCCTGTGGTGCTACCGGGTCGACGCGGACCGCTCCCTGCTCGGCGGGGCTGTCAACGACGTCGGCCGGATGGTGAGCTGGCTCCAGAGCAGTCTTCAGCTGGACGCGACGGACCTCGACCAGGTGATGGCGGCGGCGCCTGACCACGCGACGCCCCTCGTTCTGCCCTACCTGTCCGGCGAGCGCGCCACCGGCTGGGCAGCTGAGGCCCGAGCGACGTTCGCCGGGGTGTCGGCCGCCACCACGGGTGCGCAGATCCTCCGCGGCGCCATGGAGGGCGTCGCCCTGTCCTACGCGCGGATCGCCGACCAGCTAGGCACCGTCGCGCGGCCGGCGCGCATCCTCGCGAGCGGCCGGGTGACCCAGGACCTTCCGGCGTGGCAGCAGGTCCTCGCGGACGTGCTCGGAGCGCCCGTCGAGCCGGTGACGATCAAGCGGACCACGCTGCACGGCACCGCGCTGCACGCGTTGGCCGTCCTCGCTCTCGACACTCCGCGGACGCGGGCGACGACCGGGCGGAGCTATGAGCCCACACCAGACCACGAGCAGTACTACAGGTCGCGTTCGTCGCAGTACGACGCCCTCTACCGCGCCGTCGTGGCTTCCGACTCCTCCGCATGACCGTGGACGGGTGTCGGCGACAGTCGCTAGCGTGAGCTGATGCCGGACACCTACGCCGTACGCGTGGCTGCGGGCTCGCTGCGCGGCAGCCTCGGGAAGGACCTCGTCCTGCGCACCCGTGGACCGACGAGGGTGTCGTCGCGGAGCTGCGGTTCAGCGGGGCGCACGTACTGCACCTCGCAGTCGCCGGGTGCGTGCTGAACGACGCCTACCGCGAAGCGCGAGCTCTCGGCATCGAGCTGGCCGGCGTCCTCGTCACCGCGGAGGGCAGCTTCGAGCCGGAGACCTGGGCGTCGAGCGGTATCGGCTACCGCGTCGAGGTGGACTCATCGGCTGGCAGTGACGACATCGACCGGCTCCTCGCCGTCGTCGACGAGGTCGCCGAGGTCCCGAAGGCCCTGCGGGCGGGCGCGTCCGTGACGCACGTCCGCTAGCGCAGCTCGGCGACGTCGCCGGCGGCCTCACCCGGCTCGCAGACGCTCGGCGAGGCGCACGGAGGCGTCGATCTCGGCACGCCTGATCGAGACGCTCTCGACGTTGAAGCCGAAGGGCGCACCGAGGCGGCGGCAGTACGCGGCCAGCTCTGCGGCGGTCGCCACGCAGTGCTCGAACGACACTGACAGAGGGTCCTCGGACCTCTGCAGGTCGTTGCGCATCCACGCAGGAACATCGACTCCTAGCCACTGCAGGAAGGCCAAGGTCTTGAGCGAACCGCAGACCGAGAGCGTGAAGATGACGGGTGCGGGTTCCTGCCCTTGGTCATGGCAGGCGTAGAAGTAGTCGGAGACCATGCTCTTGGCGGCGTCGGCGTCGTAGACGACCTGGGTCACGAAGAAGGACGCGCCGCGGCGCTGCTTGCGCAGCATCCGCTCGTGCTCCCGTCCGCTGCCGGAGTGCCGCTCGGGTATGGCCACGCTGCCGAGAGGCAGCTCGGGGCACGTGTTCCGCCAGACGGCCTGCGCCTCGGCGAGACTGGTCAACACCTGCTTGGAGCTGGACGACGCTCCGACGAACACGGTGCTCACCAGCTCGGGGTCTTGCGCGGCGAGCCATGTCTCGAGCTGGGTCGAGTCGTACTTGCCCACGCACCGGTAGATGACGACCGGACGGTCCCACTCGGTCAGGTGACGGGCGTGGAAGTCTCCGTGGTCCTGCGTGGGCAGATAGAGGAAGGGCCGCTCGTCGGGGTTGCGGTCGCTCTCGTCGTCGATGTCGTAGACGATGAGTGCGTCGAGGTCGAGCTGCTTGAGGCGCTCGACGGTGACCGTGGCGATCCGCTGAGCGTCCTCTGGAGGCGACGACCGCCGAGGGGGCGTGATGCTGAAGAGGAGCTGCTCACGCTGGTGCGACGGTGGCTTGCTCACGGGACTTGGTACCACGCGGCGGTCAGCGAGCGCTGCGGGCGAGCCGAGTCAGTGAGCCGAGCACGCTGTCCAGCGCACCCGGATCTCTCACGAGCCGCAGCATGCCGCGCCACCAGGCGCGTTGAAGGGTCGCGGGCATCATGTCGCCCGCGCTGAACCTCGTCGCTCGAGCCGTCGAGAGGTGTGTCGCCACCTCCCGCGCGACCGGATCTGGATACGTGTCGGTGGGCACGCTGCGGGCCACCGAGGTGAAGCCTCCCCGGCGGATCCACACCTCCTGCGCCGGCGCGCCCGCGAGGTAGCTCAAGAAGGCACGGGCCGCAGGAGTGTCCCGCGTCATCACGACGACGTCCGCTCCGACGGTGATGCTGCCGCGCCACTCGGGGTTCACCGCCGGGAACGGGAAGAACCCGTAGTCCCGACCGGGACGCAGGTCCGGCAGCCTGGAGGTGATGAAGCCCTGGGCGAAGGACGCCATGTAGTACATCTCGGCCTTCGGAGGCCGTGCATAGAGCGGGTCCGCTCCCTGCTCGTCGCTCGTGGACAGCACCGCGTCCGCCCCTCCCAAGACGTACCCGTCGTGGTGCAGCAGGTCGAGGAGCATGACGAACGACTTGCGCACGCACGGATCCGTCCACGGCAGGCGCGCTGACACCCAGCGGTCGTAGACGTCTGGCCCGCAGCCGGTGAGGACGATCTCGGACACCCAGTCGGTGAGCGGCCAGCCGCTGGCCTGCCCGCTCGCGGACACGACGGAGAACGGCGTGTGGCCTGCCGCGACCATGCGGTCGGCCAGAGACAGCAGGTCGTGCCACGTCGAGGGCACGGACCAGCCGTTCGCGGTGAAGGACGTCGGCGCGTACCACACCGTCGACTTGTCCGTCACCTTGTAGAAGAGCCCGTAGTGCTTGCCGGCGCGGCTGCCGAGAGCCAGCCAGATGGCGGGGTAGTCGTGGCGGAGCTGGGTCACGTCGAGCGCACGGTCGAGAGGGACCAGACGACCGGCGTCCGCCAGCTCCTGCAGCACCCGCAGGTTCGGCAGCACCGCGATGTCCGGTCCGCTCCTCGCCGAGGAGCGCTGCAGGTCCGCGGCGACGTCGTCCGACCCCTGCCAGTCGACGGTGGCTCCCGTCTGCCGTTCCCACACCGACTGCACGGCCTGGAAGCTCTGGAGCTCGGGGCCGCTCCACATGCCCAGGACGCGCACGTGGGCACCCGCCACCGTGCCGGTGACCGCCGGGGAGGCGACCGCGCTGCTCCCCGCTTGCGGGGGACGTGTGTGCCCGCTAGAACCGGTGCACCCTGCGCTGACCACGGCTCCGAGGGCGAGAAGGCACGCAGCCCGCGAGAGAACGGAGTAAGCGGCCATGCTGCTCCCCGAGACATGGTGGTCCTTGACCGTAGCGCGGCGCAGGTGGACATGTCCCCCACGGGACCTGCTCACGGCACCGCCCGTGGAGCCGGGCTCTCGGCCCTCGCGTGCCTCGGCGCGGCGGCGAAGCGGGTCAGCCCGCGTAGCGCTGCGCCACGACCGCCGGCTGCTCGAGGACGCGGCCGGCGCGCACGTCCCACGCCAGGCGTACGAACTGCGCGTGGGTCCACGCGAGCGGCGTAGCCGAGAACGTCGGCGTGCCGGGCACGAACCCGTCGGTGCCAGCGGGCGCCTGGTCGTCCCAGACCTGCTCGGGCAGCATCCGCCCGGGCCCCGCTGCGCGCGCCATCGTCGTGATCTGGGCACTGGCCGCGGCGCGGTCGCCGGCGGCCAGGTCGTACTCCCCGCGCTCGCCGTTGAGCAGCGGCCACGCCCGGCCGAGGGTCAGACGCGAGTCCTCGGGGAGCCCGAAGTCCCACGGGCTGCCGTCGCGCCGCTCGCCGTAGCCGTCGAACGACGCCCGGTGCCAGTAGACGCCGCGGGCCGTCGAGACGCCCAGCTGCTCGTCCACGACACGCAGGCTGTTGACGACCGAAGGGTCGCTCGCCGGGAGCACGCCGAGGCGCACGACGTCGAGGAAGCTGGGGTCGACGACACGGCGCTGGTCCATGGCGGACGGCCCGCTGTCGCCGATGGCGTACGTCGTCCCCGCATTTGGCATCCCGTCCTTGGTGAGGCGCAGGAAGTACGGCCCGCTGGAGTACGGCCCCGTGGTCGTGACGGTCCACGCCTTGAGATGCGCACGCCACGAGTCCGCAGCCGCCAGGTAGCGCCCGGCGGACGCGGCATCGCCGTTGGCGCGGGCGATCGACGCCGCGCACACCAGCCCCGCGATCTCCGCGGCGATGGTCGCCGGTGAGTAGCCGGACTGGTTCTCCCAGCGGTCCTGGGGCGTCCACGGCGCCACGTTGCCGTCCTGGCTGAAGCCGACCAGGAAGTCGGCCGCGGCCTTGACGTGCGCCCAG harbors:
- a CDS encoding ABC transporter substrate-binding protein: MRVLGMWSGPELQSFQAVQSVWERQTGATVDWQGSDDVAADLQRSSARSGPDIAVLPNLRVLQELADAGRLVPLDRALDVTQLRHDYPAIWLALGSRAGKHYGLFYKVTDKSTVWYAPTSFTANGWSVPSTWHDLLSLADRMVAAGHTPFSVVSASGQASGWPLTDWVSEIVLTGCGPDVYDRWVSARLPWTDPCVRKSFVMLLDLLHHDGYVLGGADAVLSTSDEQGADPLYARPPKAEMYYMASFAQGFITSRLPDLRPGRDYGFFPFPAVNPEWRGSITVGADVVVMTRDTPAARAFLSYLAGAPAQEVWIRRGGFTSVARSVPTDTYPDPVAREVATHLSTARATRFSAGDMMPATLQRAWWRGMLRLVRDPGALDSVLGSLTRLARSAR
- a CDS encoding gluconokinase; protein product: MTQGFTRVSATDALDPLVLALDVGSTGSRGDVFDATGRPVEGGRLKLPHAFTTAADGTSVIDPDQVVGELRHIIDELASRQLAGRVGGVALDTFASSLVGVGADGSAVTPCYTYADSRCHAQVAQLRSELDEAQVQQRTGCRIHSSYLAPRLRWVEETDPATFSRARRWMSLGEYAYLSLLGTTAAGTSTAAWTGMLDRRTGRWDGELLAAAGVDELQLCEVRDPDQPLDLGGGAALPWPALRHALWFAPISDGFASNLGTGAVDETSAAVAAATSGAIRVLVHAVPDQVPSGLWCYRVDADRSLLGGAVNDVGRMVSWLQSSLQLDATDLDQVMAAAPDHATPLVLPYLSGERATGWAAEARATFAGVSAATTGAQILRGAMEGVALSYARIADQLGTVARPARILASGRVTQDLPAWQQVLADVLGAPVEPVTIKRTTLHGTALHALAVLALDTPRTRATTGRSYEPTPDHEQYYRSRSSQYDALYRAVVASDSSA
- a CDS encoding methylenetetrahydrofolate reductase — translated: MSKPPSHQREQLLFSITPPRRSSPPEDAQRIATVTVERLKQLDLDALIVYDIDDESDRNPDERPFLYLPTQDHGDFHARHLTEWDRPVVIYRCVGKYDSTQLETWLAAQDPELVSTVFVGASSSSKQVLTSLAEAQAVWRNTCPELPLGSVAIPERHSGSGREHERMLRKQRRGASFFVTQVVYDADAAKSMVSDYFYACHDQGQEPAPVIFTLSVCGSLKTLAFLQWLGVDVPAWMRNDLQRSEDPLSVSFEHCVATAAELAAYCRRLGAPFGFNVESVSIRRAEIDASVRLAERLRAG